In the genome of Longimicrobium sp., the window GCGGTGCGATCGGACAACGCGCAGTCGCGCGTCGCCGACCTGGAGCGGCACGTGGACGAAGTACAGGCCTTGGCGACGCTGGGCAGCTACGAGTGGAACGTGGCGGAAGACCGCATCACCTGGTCGGCCGAGCAGCTGCGCATCCACGGCCTGGACGCGGAGAGCGGGTTCCAGGGCGGGTTCGACGCCTTCCTGGAGTTCGTGCACCCGGACGACCGCGGAACCATCGCGGCGCTCACGAGCGAGATGCTGCGCCACGGGCACGCCGAGGCAGGCTACCGCATCGTGCGCCCCGACGGGCAGACGCGCCGGCTGCACGCCCGCAGCCGGGTGGAGTTCGACGCAGCGGGGCAGCCGGCGCGCGTGCTGGGAATGGTGCAGGACGTTACGCAGCTGCTGGCGGCAGAGGGCGAGCTGCGGGTCGCCAACGAGCTGCTGGAGCAGCGCGTCGCCGAGCGCACCGCGGAGCTGGCCGCCGCGAACGACGAGCTCCGCCGCGCGGAAGAGCACTTCCGGCACCTGGTGGAGCACGGCACCGACCTGGTGATGATCTCGGGCCCGGACATGCAGCTGAAGTACGTAAGCCCATCCGTGGAGCGGCTGCTGGGCTACACGCCCGCCGAAATGCTCGAAAAGCGCCCCGAAGACATGCTGCACCCAGACGACGTGGTTCCCGTGTACGAGGGTACGCAGCTCATCCTCGACAACCCCGGAACGGTGCGGCGCTACGCCTGGCGCATCCGCCACAAGCACGGCGGCTGGCGGCTGATCGACTCCATCGGGCGCACCATCAACCCGCACAGCGGGGCCGACGGCGTGGTGGCCAACGGCCGCGACATTACCGAGCAGCGCGAAGCCGAGCTGGCGCTGCAGCGAAGCGAGGAGCACTTCCGGCGGCTGATCGAGAACGGCAGCGACCTGCTGATGATCTCCGCCGCGGACGGCCCGCTGAGCTACGTGAGCCCCTCGGTCGAGCGCCTGCTGGGCTACACGCCGGCCGAGATGCTGGCCAAGGTCCCGGGCGACGTGGTGCACCCGGACGACGTGGATCGGGTGATGGAGGTGCTGCGCGAGATCGCCGACACGCCGGGCACCGTGCACCGCGTCATCTGGCGCATCCGGCACCGCGACGGAAGCTGGCGGGTGATGGAGGCGCTGGGTCGCACCCTGGCCCCCGACTCCGGAGACGATGGCATCGTCGTCAACGGCCGCGACGTCACCGAGCAGCGCGCCGCCGAGGCGGAAGTCGTCCGCCAGCGCGCGTTCTTCGAAGAAATCCTGAACGGCATCGACGCGGGGTTGATGGTGATGGACGCCGAGTGCCGGTTCGAGTACGCCAGCCCCGTGGCCGTGCCCGATCCGGAGATCCGCGAGTGGCTGATCGGCCGCACGAACGAGGAGTACGTGCAGAAGCGCGGGCTGGCGCCGGAGATCGGCGCGGAGCGCCAGGCCAGCATGGACGCGGTGATCCGCACCCGCCAGCCCCACTCCTTCGTGCAGGCCGTGCCGCAGGCGGACGGCGGCACGCGCCACGTGATGCGCCGCCTGGTGCCCGTGCTGGATGACCAGGGGCAGGTAATGCGGATGATCGGCTACAGCGTCGACATCACCGAGCGCAAGGCGATCGAGGAGCAGCTGCGCGCCGCCACCGCCGAGGCCGAGCGCGCGCGCCACGAGGCGGAGCAGGCCAATCATGCCAAGAGCGAGTTCCTCAGCCGCATGAGCCACGAGCTGCGCACGCCGCTCAACAGCATCCTGGGCTTCGCGCAGGTGCTGGAAGACGTGAGCCTGCCGCCGGAGTACCGCGCCGGGGTGCGGCACATTCTCAACGGCGGGCGGCACCTGCTGAACCTGATCAACGAGGTGCTCGACATCGCGCGCATCGAGGCCGACCAGCAGCCCATGTCGCTGGAGCCGGTGATGGTGCAGGCGGCCATCCGCGAGGCGGTGGACATGGTGCGCCCCCTGGCCGCCGCGCGCGGCATCTGGGTGGGCGAGGTACCGCACCCCGCCGCCGAGCGCTACGTACGCGCCGACCGCCAGCGGCTGACGCAGGTGCTGCTGAACCTTCTGTCCAACGCCGTGAAGTACAACCGCGCCCAGGGCACCGTCCGCATCGGCTGCGAGCCCGTGCGCGACGACGCGGGACAGGAGCGCCTGCGCATCCGTGTGACGGACGACGGGCCCGGCATTGCCCCCGAGCGCCGCGACCAGCTCTTCGTTCCCTTCGCGCGGCTGGGCGCCGAGCACACGGCGGTGGAGGGCACCGGCCTCGGCCTCGCCCTTTCGCAGCGCCTCGCAACCGTGATGGGCGGGGCTCTGCTCCTGGAGCGCAGCGGCGCCGAGGGAAGCACCTTCTGTGTGGACCTTCAGCCCGCGGCCAACCCCCTGGCCGGCGCGCCGGAGATGGCGGCGCGCGCGGACCGGGGCACCACGTCCCATCCGCCCGCGACACTGCTGTACGTGGAGGACAACCTCGCCAACCTGTCGCTCGTCGAGACGATCCTCCTTCCCCGCCCCGAATGGCGGCTGGTGCCGGCGCTGCAGGGGCGGCTGGGGCTGGAGCTGGCGTTCGAGCACGCCCCCGACGTGGTGCTGCTGGACCTTCACCTTCCCGACGTGCACGGCCGCGACGTGCTGCGCGAGCTGCGCGCTGACCCGCGCACGGCGCACACGCCCGTGGTCATCATCAGCGCCGACGCCACGCCACGCACGGTGGACGCGCTCCTGGGCGAGGGCGCCGACGCCTTCCTCACCAAGCCGCTGGACGTCCGCGCCTTTTTGTCCACGGTAGAAGAGATGCTGGCCCGCCCCGCCGCGCGGGCCTGACGCCAGTGGATACCACCGCCTGCACCATCCTGCTGGTCGACGACGAGGAAGCCAACCTCGACCTGCTGGAGATCGTCCTTAAGCCCAAAGGCTACACCTCTCTGGTGCGGGTGAGCGATGCGCGGCAGGCGGTGGCGGAGTTCCGCCGCGCGAAGCCCGACCTGGTGCTGCTGGACCTTCACATGCCGCATCGCACCGGCTTCGAGGTGCTGACGGATCTGCAGGCCCTGGTGCCGGACGACGAGTACCTGCCGGTGATCGTCCTTACCGCCGACATCACCGCCGAGGCACGGGAGCGGGCGCTGGCCAGCGGCGCGCGCGACTTCGTCACCAAGCCGTTCGATCGCACCGAGGTCCTGCTGCGCGTCCGCAACCTCCTGCACACGCGCCTGCTGTACGGGCGGGAGCGGCGCGCGCGCGAAGCCGCGGAACAGGCCGCCGCCCGCGACCGCCTCCTGGCCGACGCCAGCCGGCTGCTCTCCGCCTCGTTCGACAACGGCACCGCCCTGGCGCAGCTCCGCGCGCTCCTGGCCGGCGGCTGGGGCGACATGTGCGTCGTGGATATCTCGGACGAGGGCGCGGCGCCATCGAGCGCGGGGGAGCAGACGGGGCTGATTGGCAGGGAGGACGCGCGGGCCGCCCTCGGTCCCGGTATGTGGTCGTCGGCGTTGCGGGTGCCGCTGGCGGGGAGCGGGCCGTCCGTGGGATGGCTGGTCGTCGGGAGGACCGTGGAAAACGCGCCGTTCACGGAGGACGACCTGGCGCTGGCGGTGGAGCTGGGCCGCCGCGCCGGGCTGGCGGTGGAGAATGCGCGGGCTTTCCAGGCGGCGCAGAACGCGCTGGCCGCGCGCGACCAGGTACTGGCTGTGGTCGCGCACGACCTGCGCAGCCCGCTCACCGCCGTACGCTTCGAGGTAGAGATGCTGCGGCTGGACCCCGTCGGCCCATTGGCGCCTGAGGATGCGCAGACGTTGGGCCGGGTGGAGCAGGCGGTCGGGCGGATGGACGCGCTGATCCAGGACCTGCTCGACGTGTCGCGCGCCAGCCGCGGCGTGCTGGCGCTGGACCGGCGACCGCTGGCCATGGGCCTGCTCATGGAGGAAGCCGCGGCGACGGTGCGGCCGCTGGTGGAAGCGCAGCGCCTGGAGTTCCGCGTTCACGGCCCGGCGCGCCTGCCCGTGCTGCAGGTGGACGGCGCGCGGGTGATCCAGGCGATCTCCAACCTGGTGGGGAACGCGGCCAAGTTCACCCGGCACCAGGGTCGGGTGACGCTCGGTTGGGAGATGGTGGATGGTGCTCTGCGCATCTCCGTCACCGACGAGGGGCCGGGGATCGGCCCGGAGCAGGTGCAGCACATCTTCGGCGCGTTCTGGCAGGCGCGCCACGCGGACCGGCGCGGGCTGGGACTGGGCCTCGCCATCACCCGCGCCATCGCCGAAGCGCACGGGGGCCGCATCTGGGTGGAAAGCGAACCCGGCCACGGCGCCACCTTCTTCTTCACCCTCCCCGGTCCAGCGTCGGCTGGCGAGAGCTGAGGACCGCGATCAGCCTGGAATCAGCGCCCGGAGCGCTCCGGCTCGTACACCTCGCCCTCCAGGTCTTCCAGCTTCTTCAGCACGTACCCGCGAGCATCCTGCACACCCTGGTTGTACACCACGGGCCCCAGCTCCGCGACGATGAAGTCCAGCAGCTCGTTCGCCCTGAAGTCGCTCAGGGGCTCGTCGAAGTTGTCGTCGAAGAACGTCTTGAGGGAGCGAACCAGCCGCACACGCCGGTCATCAGCCAAACGAATCCGCATCGATAGCTCGCGAACAAGGTGAGTGGGAGGTCCGGGTAAAGCGTACCCCGGCCGCAATCACCCGGCAAGCGTACGGAGGTTCCGCAGCCGAACCTTGACTAGGATAGTCAGGCGTATTTAAATTCATCCTCAACGGAGGATCATTTATGAGCGCGACAGCCGAGCGTCGAACTGAAAAGACCGTCACCGTGAACGAGGCTGCTTTCGCCGCCGGTGTAAGCGTCAAGACGGTGAACCAGGCCATCGACCGCAAGCACATCCGCACCCGTGAGCTGCGCAGGGCGACGGACCGGGCCAGCCGCGGCATCGGCGCGAGCGATGTCGTGTACCTGGCGGTCAGCCATGTGCTCGCACCCGAAGTGCGCGCGAAGCTGCATCGGTCGTTCCGCGGGAGATCTCTGGCCGAGCTTCCGCGCCAGTTTCAGACCGGCGTGGTTGTGCTGGACCTGGAGAATGCGATCAGGGAAGTGGAGGCGCGTCTCGAACTTCTAGCCAAGATCGACGAGAGGATCGAAACAGCTCCGGACGTACGCGGCGGGGAACCCGTGTTTCGCGGCACTCGCACGCCAGTGTTCGCCATCGCCCGGAAGGTGGAGTTGGGTTCCACCGTCGAGGAACTGGAAGAGGACTATCCACATTTGCAGCCGGCGGACCTTGAGCTCGCGACGCAATACGCCAGGCTCTATCCCCGGCGCGGCCGTCCCCGGGCCGAGTGGACGCGCGGGTTGAAACGGTTGTCGCGTGATCCAGTTCCTGATTGACGAGGACGTCACGCCCAGGCTTCGCGACGTGGCAAACCGCCGCGGCTACAACGCGTACCACATCCAGCAGCTAGACTGGAAAGGGCGGCAGGATTTTCACATCCGCCGCCGTATGCTCGACGAAAACCTCACACTGGTCACCGGCAACTGGAAAGACT includes:
- a CDS encoding hybrid sensor histidine kinase/response regulator, translated to MSTTIDSISTALGGVCETAARALACTVHASLDTWTSSFDRDPGDAGAPGAAHELVVHFGEDGHIGALRFGRDTAWTDADRVVAEGFAGLATMAVRSDNAQSRVADLERHVDEVQALATLGSYEWNVAEDRITWSAEQLRIHGLDAESGFQGGFDAFLEFVHPDDRGTIAALTSEMLRHGHAEAGYRIVRPDGQTRRLHARSRVEFDAAGQPARVLGMVQDVTQLLAAEGELRVANELLEQRVAERTAELAAANDELRRAEEHFRHLVEHGTDLVMISGPDMQLKYVSPSVERLLGYTPAEMLEKRPEDMLHPDDVVPVYEGTQLILDNPGTVRRYAWRIRHKHGGWRLIDSIGRTINPHSGADGVVANGRDITEQREAELALQRSEEHFRRLIENGSDLLMISAADGPLSYVSPSVERLLGYTPAEMLAKVPGDVVHPDDVDRVMEVLREIADTPGTVHRVIWRIRHRDGSWRVMEALGRTLAPDSGDDGIVVNGRDVTEQRAAEAEVVRQRAFFEEILNGIDAGLMVMDAECRFEYASPVAVPDPEIREWLIGRTNEEYVQKRGLAPEIGAERQASMDAVIRTRQPHSFVQAVPQADGGTRHVMRRLVPVLDDQGQVMRMIGYSVDITERKAIEEQLRAATAEAERARHEAEQANHAKSEFLSRMSHELRTPLNSILGFAQVLEDVSLPPEYRAGVRHILNGGRHLLNLINEVLDIARIEADQQPMSLEPVMVQAAIREAVDMVRPLAAARGIWVGEVPHPAAERYVRADRQRLTQVLLNLLSNAVKYNRAQGTVRIGCEPVRDDAGQERLRIRVTDDGPGIAPERRDQLFVPFARLGAEHTAVEGTGLGLALSQRLATVMGGALLLERSGAEGSTFCVDLQPAANPLAGAPEMAARADRGTTSHPPATLLYVEDNLANLSLVETILLPRPEWRLVPALQGRLGLELAFEHAPDVVLLDLHLPDVHGRDVLRELRADPRTAHTPVVIISADATPRTVDALLGEGADAFLTKPLDVRAFLSTVEEMLARPAARA
- a CDS encoding sensor histidine kinase, whose protein sequence is MDTTACTILLVDDEEANLDLLEIVLKPKGYTSLVRVSDARQAVAEFRRAKPDLVLLDLHMPHRTGFEVLTDLQALVPDDEYLPVIVLTADITAEARERALASGARDFVTKPFDRTEVLLRVRNLLHTRLLYGRERRAREAAEQAAARDRLLADASRLLSASFDNGTALAQLRALLAGGWGDMCVVDISDEGAAPSSAGEQTGLIGREDARAALGPGMWSSALRVPLAGSGPSVGWLVVGRTVENAPFTEDDLALAVELGRRAGLAVENARAFQAAQNALAARDQVLAVVAHDLRSPLTAVRFEVEMLRLDPVGPLAPEDAQTLGRVEQAVGRMDALIQDLLDVSRASRGVLALDRRPLAMGLLMEEAAATVRPLVEAQRLEFRVHGPARLPVLQVDGARVIQAISNLVGNAAKFTRHQGRVTLGWEMVDGALRISVTDEGPGIGPEQVQHIFGAFWQARHADRRGLGLGLAITRAIAEAHGGRIWVESEPGHGATFFFTLPGPASAGES
- a CDS encoding DUF2164 domain-containing protein, which gives rise to MRIRLADDRRVRLVRSLKTFFDDNFDEPLSDFRANELLDFIVAELGPVVYNQGVQDARGYVLKKLEDLEGEVYEPERSGR
- a CDS encoding DUF433 domain-containing protein, with amino-acid sequence MSATAERRTEKTVTVNEAAFAAGVSVKTVNQAIDRKHIRTRELRRATDRASRGIGASDVVYLAVSHVLAPEVRAKLHRSFRGRSLAELPRQFQTGVVVLDLENAIREVEARLELLAKIDERIETAPDVRGGEPVFRGTRTPVFAIARKVELGSTVEELEEDYPHLQPADLELATQYARLYPRRGRPRAEWTRGLKRLSRDPVPD